In the genome of Candidatus Parvarchaeota archaeon, the window TTTTTAATGATACTTAAGTTTGGCCGTTTGTCCCTTATAAAGGTTGCAGCGCTTGAATCAACGAGTTTTCTTTTAGTTCCCTTTTAGCCTGGATAGTTTTTCTTCAAGACCCTCGTAAACTTGCACCTTTTTTTCATCAGGCAAATGGAATAAAAAACGGCTTATTGCAGTTTCCGAAAGCGTGAAGATATAATTAAGTTTGATTACGCTATCCAGTGCAGCCCCATCTTTTTTTCTAAGCGGAATGCCCTGCATTTTTGTATTGCTTGTGATGCCCGCCACAACGACGTTGCCTAGTTCTTCAAAAAGCACCAGTGCAGGTCTTTGTTTTGTCTGTGCGGAATCGGTAAACTGCACAATTGCAAGAACGACATCGCCCGGCTTATACATGGTCCCACGCCTCGTCTTGCTTGTTGTCCCAAAGCTCCTTCATTTTCTTCTTCTGTATTTCATGCAGGTACTTGTCGTAATTGCTTGCCTGTGTTGGCTCCACAAGGCTTGTTATGACCTCGTTGTAGCTTTGCCTTTGGTGTAGCTTCATCCGCTTGAGAAGTTCTAGAAGCCTCTTATCAACCTGAATTGTTGTGAAATCTGCCATTATAATCAACTATAATATACCATAGATAAATATAATAAGTGATGCGCCTGGCATATTTTGGAAAAGAACAGAATACATTAGGATTTTTTTACTCCGTGCTTTTCCCACAGTCAATCGGCCTGAGGCCAAAAAAGGGGGCAAAAAGCAGGTAGGGAAAAGAGCCGATGCGCGTGTTGTAAAGCGCGATGCTTTCAGAAACATAAGTCCTGGCCCCAGCTATCCAGTTTTCAGTGTGGGCAAGCTCCCATGAAAGCGCCTTGTAGTTGTCGCTTGCCTTGAGCTTTGGGTAATTCTCGGCAAGGACAAAAAGCTGTTTTGCCTGGTCGGCCGAGCCTTGCCTG includes:
- a CDS encoding type II toxin-antitoxin system PemK/MazF family toxin, which produces MYKPGDVVLAIVQFTDSAQTKQRPALVLFEELGNVVVAGITSNTKMQGIPLRKKDGAALDSVIKLNYIFTLSETAISRFLFHLPDEKKVQVYEGLEEKLSRLKGN